The genomic segment GATAATCCCTATACACCTGCTGTAGAACTGCAGCCTTTTCTCTTACCTCCACAGTAGTAATTTcggtaatacaaaataaaaactggtATTTCTTGTTTAACTCATcatatgcatttttttctttttatgagCTCAGCCTGAATTCTATCCAAGATAGCCAGATAAGTGGTGACTTTAAAATCAATTGCATTGCTATCATCTATAGTTGGACCATcatcaataaatgtttttctattttttgttCGTTTCTTTGTACTAACAAAGTCTTCAATTCCACACTTTTCAATCGCTAACTTTTTGTAGTATTCATATTCACTATCTGTTCGTAAATCATTCACATAACAAATCAATGATTGATATATTTCAGCAACTTTAACCAAAATCAACAGATTGTAATCTTTTGCtacttaaattaaaacgttCAAGCAGATGGCCCCATAATATAGACATGAAAGCAGTttctaaagataataatttttgtaaaacacCATTAGCTTCACATCGTGTAGCTGGCTTTTgagatttatcattttttaaattttctagagcattaataattaatttccagttattattaaatgatttacaTGCGTCATCTCTAGCAGACCGTCTAGTGTCTGATAAACTTTTAACAGATGACTTTAAAATATCCCAACGATATGTTGAtgctgaaaaaaatgtatagagtTTTTGGAGCAAGTCAAAAAACATCACTGCATTTTTACAAGAACTAGCAGCATTTGCGCCTACTAAGTTAAGAGAGTGAGCTGAACAGGGTACAAATTGCGCAAGTGGACTAACCGCTTTAATCTTGGCTTGCAGACCAGAATAAATACCAGACATATTGCTGGCATTATCGTAAGATTGTCCTCTTAAgttacaaattttcaaattaaaactttcAATTGTTGAAAGAAACACTCCAGCCATTTGTTGAGCTTTATGGCCAACATTATCTAAGAAGCATAAAAATCATTCCACTGGTTTTCTATTTTCATCAACATATCGTATAATTAATGACAATTGATCAATATGACTAATATCTGGAGTTGAATCTACACTGATAGAGAAGGATTTTGCATTCTTAATTTCTTGTATAATTATGTTCTTTACCTtgtttgacataataataataaactgttcATATGTATGATACGAAATATATGAAACTTTTCCCTTTTCTGAACCACCATATTAGCACCTTACAAGGGCTACACCACATATGACATAATGACGTAggtatcatataaaaattataccttcAATTTTGAATTCTAAACGGCTTGAATtcgtttagtaataaataataattcgttttATACGTTATCAGTCGACAATCATAcattcatatcacaatatctgcACATTCAACTCAAAATGATTTGATACGATAATCCGTTATCACAAAAtcgttatcataaaatattataccttatacaatttatacacgttaaacaatgttatattatattttgtgatacaaaaaaaaataaaaagtacacTCGATAAAACTACCGCCCCTAAAACCCTTAAATATTTGCCGCCGGGGGCATTCGCCCccttcgccccccccccctaaattcgccactgtatatatatatgatacttTTAATTTGCAACATGGATTTCAACATAATCAAGTTAATCATAGATACAATTTCGTGGACTCGGGAGCCCACacacaaaattatatcaatatacataggtgcaaatagggggggggggggctctaggggctaagccctcccaaaaatgtccatagcccctccaaacatttcctacattttgtttttagcttattcaatattatcaaaggcTTTGGGTTTCATAGGCGGTACGTGCAAGGCGCTAGCACGGACTGGCGGTGACGCCGTGACGGGCGGTCGGTGGTACACAATTTATAGGCACCACCAACCCGCATCCCACCTGGATGTTCcgtatattagtataaggtctatgggtcCCGGTAATTATTATCCTGATTTTTACGCAGCCCTGGTAAAGTGACAGGCGTCTCGCGACAAGATAATTTTCGATACCAAATTCTTATCAAACCTTGTTATCACTTAGCTGATTAACCAttttcaataactaataagtcacTTTTAACAAATtcccattattataattataattggatGAATTGGAAGAGATCAAAACTAAACTAAACACCACGataaataatgttgaaaatCCATCAGGTGAATGTAATActaaggatattttaaaatatctggaTAAAGCTCTTTCTTTATTATGCCAGCTACCAACACAAGTGTCAAAAAAGCAGAAGACAatcctcttaaaaaaattattcatcagaTTCCAAAATGGCCTAAGGCAAAGACAAGAAAGATTGTTACACAACTGTTACCAAAACCTACCACTGCCGAAAAAGAAAGCTGCATTAAGACTCTGAAAGGAGATACATTAGTGCAAAATGTCCATATGGATTTTgaccatatttattaaatattattacttattataaatttaaaattaaaatattattcttatgactcatattaatctaaataattatttatattattacttatttacttattatgtatgtatgtgtataatcatttttttctgactgtatttatttaaaaaagtttttcattattatttgttgtaacctgtatttaataatatgtattatatttaaatgaagaaaatattaatattatattaaaatattataataatgggaATTTGTTAAAAgtgacttattagttattgcaaATGGTTAATCAGCTAAGTGATAACAAGGTTTGATAAGAATTTGGTATCGGAAATTATCTTGTCGCGAGACGCCTGTGGTAAAGTATGATAAAGCCCCGTATCACCTAtagataatatgtgtattacctatggcacggtcttagaagataaggTCGGACAACTTCCCACCCTCCCGCCTATTACAATATTTCCGCTTAATGAG from the Acyrthosiphon pisum isolate AL4f chromosome X, pea_aphid_22Mar2018_4r6ur, whole genome shotgun sequence genome contains:
- the LOC100575222 gene encoding uncharacterized protein LOC100575222, coding for MAGVFLSTIESFNLKICNLRGQSYDNASNMSGIYSGLQAKIKAVSPLAQFVPCSAHSLNLVGANAASSCKNAVMFFDLLQKLYTFFSASTYRWDILKSSVKSLSDTRRSARDDAFAEIYQSLICYVNDLRTDSEYEYYKKLAIEKCGIEDFVSTKKRTKNRKTFIDDGPTIDDSNAIDFKVTTYLAILDRIQAELIKRKKCI